In one window of Mercurialis annua linkage group LG4, ddMerAnnu1.2, whole genome shotgun sequence DNA:
- the LOC126676499 gene encoding probable aspartic proteinase GIP2 gives MASTSFIIIHLLFFFVSLSTAQTSSKPKALILPVAKDDATLQYVTHLNMGTPLATKKFVVDLGGNHLWMDCDDGSYVSSTFKQSLCGSAPCSVAKATCNNACLPGHHRPGCNNETCYVLSVNTIKGNLEVGLVSRDVLSFQSTMNRGVKAGASSSKPVAVADYIFACANAWDLKSLAAGSNGMIGMGREQIGLPKQLSSSMGGSLKRKFAICLPSTSKSTNGGFMIFGDAPYVFYPNYNTSKAIDVSSTFTHTKLYVNTIFTGSSVVIRGPPSPEYFVKVTSILINRKPISINRNYLEFHRNGTGGTKISTVEPYTKLETSIYKSLVKAFDEEITSVWKSRKVAPVAPFQDCYSIGNMGMTGLGIGVPDITFEFENNERIRWGMYGANSMAEVSRDVVCLAFMDGGEMAFTTTPIVIGAHQLQDNLVHFDLDSNRLSFTETLLWGEIECSNFKF, from the coding sequence ATGGCTTCTACTTCATTTATCATTATCCACTTACTCTTCTTCTTCGTCTCCCTTTCTACTGCACAAACTTCTTCAAAACCCAAGGCGCTAATCCTCCCCGTCGCCAAAGATGACGCTACTCTCCAATACGTAACCCACCTCAATATGGGAACTCCTCTGGCCACGAAAAAATTCGTCGTCGATTTAGGAGGCAATCATTTATGGATGGATTGTGACGACGGATCATATGTCTCATCCACTTTTAAGCAAAGTCTCTGTGGTTCAGCTCCATGCTCCGTCGCTAAAGCTACTTGTAATAACGCCTGCCTTCCTGGTCACCATAGACCAGGATGTAACAACGAAACTTGTTATGTTTTATCTGTTAACACCATCAAAGGTAATCTTGAAGTTGGCCTTGTTTCTAGAGATGTACTCTCCTTTCAATCCACCATGAACCGCGGCGTTAAGGCTGGTGCGTCGTCGTCCAAGCCAGTGGCTGTCGCCGATTATATATTTGCTTGTGCTAACGCTTGGGATTTAAAAAGTCTAGCTGCTGGTTCTAATGGAATGATCGGTATGGGAAGAGAACAAATTGGTTTACCTAAACAACTTTCTTCATCAATGGGCGGCAGTCTTAAGCGTAAATTCGCTATATGTTTGCCGTCAACTTCGAAATCTACTAACGGCGGCTTTATGATCTTTGGTGACGCTCCTTATGTATTCTATCCAAACTACAATACATCAAAAGCCATCGACGTCTCATCAACATTCACACACACAAAACTCTACGTCAATACTATCTTCACCGGCTCATCCGTCGTAATACGAGGCCCTCCGTCGCCGGAATACTTCGTCAAAGTCACGTCCATTTTAATAAACAGAAAACCAATTTCCATAAACAGAAACTACCTCGAATTCCACCGGAATGGAACCGGAGGAACAAAGATTTCCACCGTGGAACCCTACACTAAACTCGAAACCTCCATCTACAAATCTCTGGTTAAGGCATTTGACGAGGAGATAACGTCAGTCTGGAAATCAAGAAAGGTGGCGCCGGTAGCGCCGTTTCAAGATTGTTACAGCATTGGAAACATGGGCATGACTGGTCTAGGGATCGGTGTTCCTGACATAACATTTGAATTCGAGAATAATGAGAGGATTAGATGGGGAATGTATGGAGCTAATTCAATGGCGGAGGTGAGCCGCGACGTGGTGTGTTTGGCGTTTATGGACGGAGGTGAAATGGCGTTTACTACAACGCCGATCGTGATAGGAGCACACCAGTTGCAGGATAATCTTGTTCATTTTGATCTTGATTCTAATAGGCTTTCATTTACTGAAACTCTTTTGTGGGGAGAAATTGAATGTtccaatttcaaattttag
- the LOC126676977 gene encoding uncharacterized protein LOC126676977 has product MYRVHRFSLSTIHRPLHRHFSQSAAALATTEELNIPTNLDEFPKPDPAETIHATPRSTSGKRIAVNERKAGRVPSIVFEQEDGQNGGNKRLISVQTNQIKNMVNKLGRSFFLSRLYNLEVRPEFGSGEIIEKVRVLPRLVHLHATSDLPINATFIRAPSDALLKVDVPLVYRGEDVSPGLRKGSYLNIIKRTVKFLCPADMIPPYIDVDLSELDVGQKVVMGDLKVHPALKLLKPADEAVVKIMGGRVSDQKKSK; this is encoded by the exons ATGTATAGAGTACACCGCTTCTCCCTCTCCACAATCCACCGCCCTCTCCACCGCCATTTCTCTCAATCCGCCGCCGCACTAGCCACCACCGAAGAACTAAACATACCCACCAATCTAGATGAATTCCCAAAACCTGATCCAGCAGAGACAATTCACGCCACCCCACGCTCTACATCAGGCAAACGCATAGCAGTGAATGAGAGAAAAGCAGGGAGAGTACCCAGCATTGTTTTCGAGCAAGAAGACGGACAAAATGGCGGCAATAAAAGATTGATTTCAGTCCAAACTAATCAGATTAAGAACATGGTTAATAAGCTTGGCAGATCTTTCTTTTTGTCCAGGCTTTATAATCTTGAAGTTAGGCCCGAGTTTGGTTCGGGTGAAATCATTGAGAAAGTTAGGGTTTTGCCTAGATTG GTTCATTTGCATGCGACATCTGATTTGCCTATCAATGCGACGTTTATAAGAGCACCATCTGATGCTCTATTGAAAGTTGATGTGCCTCTTGTTTATAGAGGTGAAGATGTATCTCCTGGTCTCAGGAAAG GTTCTTATCTAAATATCATAAAGAGGACGGTGAAATTCCTTTGTCCTGCAGATATGATTCCTCCATATATTGATGTGGATTTAAGTGAACTTGATGTCGGCCAAAAGGTTGTAATGGGAGACCTTAAGGTTCATCCTGCTCTTAAGCTTCTTAAGCCAGCAGATGAAGCTGTTGTTAAGATCATGGGAGGCAGAGTTTCAGACCAGAAAAAGTCTAAATAA
- the LOC126676976 gene encoding uncharacterized protein LOC126676976 has product MSLKKLMEENQLDFNQPFLSVRRFSSEPDDNKTKTENAFSKVPPLPKYKSELKSGPVRDPGTVPFVWERSPGRPKYESKRQVMALKQPPVVPKLPPGRVVNVERQAGQAEARNGSLSSHNVPSSDKNVIRDGSSRAGTEENDTSGSEDDDETYVDAVDTLSRSESFFYNCSISGVSGLDGPDKKQSGTFSTDVQTRDFMMGRFLPAAKAMTSEAPQHFTRKQPVPQEQPKQIKNMASVEQRRPFNECRRQNVAQNSSQYNGAEETEEEDDDYDRPDNSSLGVCGLLPRLCLQNSFCLLNPVPGMRRNLNENVNDAISMQRSSVARQTKAPHQDNKDVRSDLNKNACRIDNQKLNGSSLYKRLQGNGTSPFREKFSQSVVHDDKGFLGFPEKSKTSPTSGFNGCAKGGKIFRELLANELESASASSVAEKTLYVDSIQTVELQNSDSNYVIDYRRDDVLKVKGVEETAFDDSSVQDIKHTNAVSEKANVMPESLDRGISSLLSSSERSSHDEQKMDDSRHNDQDVMVVSVIPANRNVDGDGNIDLESSNDFIDKASDNGKTYSKSQLTGELGNQETFNGCYSLRRLPLPLPKAPTESWLKRTLPTVSSKITSLSASPGVHVYPIIQASKVRSPDPKWETMVKTTNVQHGHLRFSEELLTPIPEV; this is encoded by the exons ATGTCACTGAAGAAATTGATGGAAGAGAATCAGTTGGATTTTAATCAGCCATTTTTATCAGTCAGGAGGTTTTCATCAGAACCTGACGATAACAAAACGAAAACTGAAAATGCTTTCTCCAAAGTACCTCCTCTTCCGAAGTATAAATCCGAACTGAAATCAGGTCCGGTCAGAGACCCGGGAACTGTTCCTTTTGTATGGGAGCGATCCCCAGGGAGGCCTAAATATGAAAGCAAACGTCAAGTCATGGCCCTCAAACAGCCTCCCGTTGTTCCCAAGCTTCCACCAGGGAGAGTGGTGAATGTTGAGAGGCAAGCCGGTCAGGCTGAAGCACGAAATGGCAGTTTGAGCTCTCATAATGTTCCATCTTCCGACAAAAATGTAATTAGAGACGGGAGTTCGAGGGCGGGAACAGAGGAGAATGACACGTCTGGTTCAGAGGATGATGACGAGACTTATGTCGATGCAGTGGATACTCTTTCGAGAAGTGAATCCTTTTTCTACAACTGCAGTATAAGTGGAGTAAGTGGGTTGGATGGTCCTGATAAAAAGCAATCTGGTACTTTCTCGACAGATGTACAGACACGGGATTTCATGATGGGTCGGTTCCTACCTGCAGCAAAGGCGATGACTTCTGAAGCTCCTCAACATTTCACTAGAAAGCAACCTGTTCCACAAGAACAGCCGAAACAGATAAAGAATATGGCAAGTGTGGAGCAACGGCGGCCATTCAATGAATGCAGACGACAAAATGTTGCACAAAACAGTTCCCAATATAATGGAGCGGAAGAAACTGAAGAAGAGGATGATGATTATGACAGACCAGATAACTCATCCCTTGGAGTTTGTGGGTTATTGCCTCGGCTATGCCTACAAAATTCCTTTTGTCTTTTGAATCCTGTACCAGGAATGAGAAGAAATTTGAATGAG AATGTTAATGATGCTATCAGTATGCAAAGATCAAGCGTTGCACGCCAAACAAAGGCGCCACATCAAGATAATAAGGATGTGAGAAGTGATTTAAATAAGAATGCTTGCAGAATTGATAATCAGAAATTGAATGGATCGTCTCTATACAAGCGCTTACAGGGTAATGGAACATCACCGTTCCGTGAAAAGTTTTCTCAATCTGTTGTGCATGATGATAAAGGATTTCTAGGATTTCCTGAAAAATCTAAGACTTCTCCAACGAGTGGCTTTAATGGATGTGCAAAAGGTGGCAAGATTTTTCGAGAATTGTTGGCGAATGAGTTGGAATCAGCTTCTGCTAGTTCTGTGGCTGAGAAAACTCTGTATGTAGATTCCATACAAACGGTGGAACTTCAAAATTCAGATTCAAACTACGTAATTGACTACAGAAGAGATGATGTCTTAAAAGTCAAGGGAGTTGAAGAAACTGCTTTTGATGATTCTTCAGTTCAAGATATTAAGCATACTAATGCTGTGAGTGAAAAGGCGAATGTTATGCCTGAAAGTCTGGATCGCGGTATCTCTAGTCTTCTATCATCATCCGAAAGATCTTCTCATGATGAGCAAAAGATGGATGATTCAAGACATAATGATCAAGATGTCATGGTCGTTTCTGTCATACCCGCGAACAGAAATGTTGATGGAGATGGGAACATTGATTTAGAAAGTTCTAATGACTTCATCGATAAAGCGTCTGACAATGGAAAGACCTATTCCAAAAGCCAACTTACTGGAGAATTAGGTAACCAAGAAACTTTCAATGGCTGTTATTCTCTGCGTCGTCTACCCCTACCATTGCCGAAAGCTCCTACGGAATCTTGGCTAAAGCGTACTTTACCTACTGTTTCCTCAAAGATAACATCTCTAAGCGCTTCTCCTGGTGTACATGTATATCCAATAATTCAGGCTTCCAAAGTGCGATCCCCTGATCCAAAGTGGGAAACTATGGTGAAAACCACTAATGTACAACACGGGCATTTGCGCTTTTCTGAG GAATTACTTACACCAATACCTGAAGTTTAA
- the LOC126676619 gene encoding bifunctional riboflavin kinase/FMN phosphatase-like, whose product MSSSEAKSSTGLTKIVAVILDLDGTLLDSETATKDIFKEFLAKYGKQLDKARESKKQLGMTLQVSAIAIVKDYDLPLTPDQFIHEIMPMYLAKWMNVKALPGADRLIKHLYENGVPFALASNSLTEYINEKISRQTGWKECFSTIVGSDQVKAGKPSPDIFIEAARRMGVDATKCLVIEDSGVGVKAAKAAQMKVVAIPSQSEAEYCLLADSVLHSLLEFQPELWGLPPFHDWISNALPIQPIDFSILYINGFVTEVSYEGKSALPCQVSGLYIGWIKCGMHRILKVLVHIGHYSCSTDRTTRICILDDNSDEVSDQQMHIVLVGYIRGLKNSETPSMDVVNFEEYKSIASSLLDQPKFIHVVGP is encoded by the exons ATGAGCTCTTCCGAGGCTAAATCTTCCACTGGACTTACTAAAATTGTTGCTGTTATACTTGATTTGGACGGTACCCTTTTGGACTCAG AGACGGCTACAAAAGATATTTTCAAAGAGTTTTTGGCAAAATATGGGAAACAATTGGACAAGGCAAGGGAAAGTAAGAAGCAGTTAGGAATGACTCTTCAAGTGTCAGCAATTGCCATTGTTAAGGATTATGACCTTCCATTAACACCCGATCAATTCATTCATGAAATCATGCCTATGTATCTTGCAAA GTGGATGAATGTGAAAGCTCTACCTGGTGCTGATCGGCTTATCAAACATCTTTATGAGAATGGCGTACCATTTGCTCTTGCTTCAAACTCTTTAACAGAGtacataaatgaaaaaatctCTCGCCAAACag GTTGGAAGGAGTGTTTCTCAACAATTGTTGGAAGTGACCAGGTAAAAGCAGGGAAGCCGTCGCCTGACAT ATTCATAGAGGCTGCAAGGAGGATGGGTGTAGATGCTACAAAATGCCTGGTGATTGAAGACTCTGG TGTTGGTGTCAAAGCTGCAAAGGCTGCCCAAATGAAGGTAGTGGCTATTCCATCTCAAAGTGAGGCTGAATATTGTTTGTTGGCGGATAGTGTGCTTCATTCACTTTTGGAATTCCAGCCTGAGCTATGGGGTCTTCCACCATTTCATGACT GGATTTCTAATGCATTACCAATCCAACCAATTGACTTCAGCATTCTATATATAAATGGCTTTGTCACTGAAGTCTCAT ATGAAGGCAAATCAGCTCTTCCTTGCCAAGTTTCAGGACTGTACATTGGCTGGATTAAATGTGGCATGCATAGAATCTTAAAGGTTTTGGTTCACATTGGACATTATTCATGTTCAACTGATAGAACTACT AGGATATGCATACTTGATGACAATTCTGATGAAGTTTCTGATCAGCAAATGCATATAGTACTTGTTGGCTACATCCGGGGACTGAAAAACTCG GAAACTCCATCCATGGATGTGGTAAATTTTGAAGAATACAAATCAATTGCAAGTTCTTTGTTGGATCAACCCAAATTCATCCATGTAGTAGGACCTTGA
- the LOC126676620 gene encoding protein CONSERVED ONLY IN THE GREEN LINEAGE 160, chloroplastic, with product MAILNYISATSTTPPIPQDSSTPQLPNPRPTKIILPNKKPMKWSTGMAPGDYGGPPTTTKLRKYWGGEGEDPLTSDEYIWNKDFMSRMKRLIQDPDLSSLQQLPSVKEKPSGFLSLNRVMSLDNLEVDMSKELMQTPKVVPQVSDKVVTKGGDTIRKKWRLAPTRREQDKWDRANKAATGGTEVLLREVRKPRGDPAVLAAQSREQYIKIKKKLQILTFGIGGVGLVSAYVSYSPEIAASFGAGLLGSIVYMRMLGTSIDAMADGARGLIKGAIGQPRLLVPVALVMIYNRWNGILVPEYGFMHLELIPMLVGFFTYKIATFVQVIEDAITVNVEKAS from the exons ATGGCAATTCTAAACTACATTTCAGCAACTTCAACAACGCCACCCATTCCCCAGGACTCTTCAACTCCACAGCTACCCAACCCAAGACCCACCAAAATTATACTGCCCAACAAAAAGCCTATGAAATGGTCTACCGGAATGGCACCGGGAGATTACGGTGGCCCACCCACCACCACCAAGCTCAGAAAGTACTGGGGTGGTGAAGGTGAAGACCCTTTAACCTCTGATGAATATATTTGGAACAAAGATTTCATGAGCCGAATGAAGCGTTTGATTCAGGACCCGGATTTGTCTTCTCTTCAACAGCTCCCTTCTGTTAAG GAAAAACCTTCTGGATTTCTAAGTTTGAACAGAGTCATGAGTCTAGACAA TTTGGAAGTTGATATGAGTAAAGAGCTTATGCAGACTCCGAAAGTGGTGCCACAAGTGTCGGATAAGGTCGTAACCAAG GGTGGTGACACTATTCGTAAAAAATGGAGATTGGCGCCAACACGCCGTGAGCAGGATAAGTGGGATAGAGCAAATAAAGCTGCAACAGGAGGCACC GAAGTGCTGTTGAGGGAAGTAAGGAAGCCTCGAGGAGATCCTGCAGTGTTGGCTGCTCAATCAAGGGAGCAATATATTAAG ATAAAGAAGAAGTTGCAGATTCTCACATTTGGTATAGGTGGCGTTGGCTTGGTTTCAGCTTATGTTTCCTATTCTCCTGAAATTGCAGCTAG CTTTGGAGCTGGACTACTTGGATCTATAGTCTACATGCGTATGCTTGGCACCAGTATAGATGCAATGGCAGATGGAGCCAGGGGCCTTATCAA AGGGGCAATTGGGCAGCCGAGGCTTCTGGTACCTGTTGCTCTGGTCATGATTTATAACCGGTGGAATGG AATACTTGTTCCAGAATATGGTTTTATGCACTTAGAATTGATACCGATGTTAGTAGGATTTTTCACATACAAGATTGCGACTTTCGTACAAGTGATAGAGGATGCAATTACCGTGAATGTAGAAAAGGCGAGTTAA